From Chloroflexota bacterium, one genomic window encodes:
- a CDS encoding lipopolysaccharide biosynthesis protein, whose amino-acid sequence MSRRLLKDTALYALTGVATKMIGALLLPLITRLLSPELYGSVDLISLVGLFAIELVTLGSDFALALYFHEATIERRRLVGSLWVARLLLGLLIAGIGHMLAPYLALQLLQRSDAQTILALRLGLWGQLANGIISLWFTTLRQESKALRLFGLTVLRVAATALLTIGWMVQSSQRLSAYFGAMLLVDSLLALSLTLQMRRQLGWPDWHLLQTLLGKGLGFLPRSIYFVAMTLINRQILLHFGSLEQIGQYAAATKISFIVWIVISAANQAWLPYSLSIASTPTANANYRQYLTSYTMLMGAATTGLGLFAPELLRLLTTGDYLPAAPAVGWYALNLMAIGLLTVAATGLTITKATAVLGQTSLLTAGLNVGLAIVLVPWLGLVGAAIAAAGDQLIAAWLVYRAAQKRYPIDFDVKAVLGWLGLTIACVALASWLPLTLSWPLIGLKLLIVGVWLGCVWRWGQPKMLLNLLRR is encoded by the coding sequence GTGAGCCGTCGCCTACTCAAAGATACTGCGCTGTATGCCCTAACTGGGGTGGCAACCAAGATGATCGGGGCATTATTGCTGCCCTTGATCACGCGCTTGCTCAGCCCTGAACTCTATGGCAGCGTCGATTTGATTAGCCTTGTTGGTTTGTTTGCGATTGAGTTGGTGACGCTCGGCAGCGATTTTGCCTTAGCCCTCTATTTTCATGAAGCCACGATTGAGCGGCGGCGTTTGGTTGGCTCGCTCTGGGTAGCACGGCTGCTTTTGGGCTTGCTGATCGCAGGGATTGGCCATATGCTTGCGCCATATTTGGCCTTGCAATTGCTGCAACGCAGCGATGCCCAAACAATTTTGGCCTTGCGGCTTGGTTTGTGGGGGCAACTCGCCAACGGCATCATCAGTTTGTGGTTCACAACCCTGCGTCAAGAGAGCAAAGCACTGCGTTTATTTGGCCTGACGGTGCTGCGAGTAGCCGCGACCGCGTTACTGACAATTGGCTGGATGGTGCAGAGTAGCCAGCGGTTGAGTGCCTATTTTGGGGCGATGCTGCTGGTCGATAGTTTGCTAGCGCTAAGTTTGACCCTGCAAATGCGTCGGCAACTGGGCTGGCCCGATTGGCACTTGCTACAAACGTTGCTGGGCAAAGGCTTAGGCTTTTTGCCACGCTCGATCTATTTTGTAGCGATGACCTTGATCAATCGCCAGATTTTGCTACATTTTGGCTCGTTGGAGCAAATTGGTCAGTATGCAGCGGCCACCAAAATTAGCTTTATCGTATGGATTGTGATTAGCGCCGCCAATCAGGCTTGGTTGCCCTATAGCCTGTCGATTGCTAGCACGCCGACCGCCAACGCCAATTATCGCCAATATCTCACCAGCTATACGATGTTGATGGGCGCTGCTACGACTGGCTTAGGCTTATTTGCCCCTGAATTGTTGCGGCTGTTGACCACAGGCGATTATCTGCCCGCAGCGCCAGCGGTTGGCTGGTATGCGCTGAATTTAATGGCGATTGGCTTGTTGACGGTGGCGGCAACCGGCCTGACGATCACCAAAGCGACCGCTGTTTTAGGCCAAACCAGTTTATTGACCGCCGGGTTAAATGTTGGCTTAGCGATTGTGCTTGTGCCATGGTTGGGCTTGGTTGGGGCGGCAATCGCGGCGGCTGGCGATCAACTGATCGCGGCGTGGTTGGTGTATCGTGCGGCACAAAAGCGTTATCCGATTGATTTTGATGTTAAGGCGGTGCTCGGTTGGCTGGGCCTGACGATTGCCTGCGTGGCCTTGGCGAGTTGGTTGCCATTGACCTTGAGCTGGCCATTAATTGGGCTGAAATTGCTGATTGTTGGCGTGTGGTTGGGCTGCGTTTGGCGTTGGGGCCAGCCCAAAATGCTGCTGAATTTGCTGAGAAGGTAA
- a CDS encoding DUF4012 domain-containing protein — protein MSAASKPPTTNRSLGKRRLRRFFLFGLALLGLWLGLMAWFSYQLADQSQSLRKLLQTRPLQSSQAQAFCSELDSTHSNIVWLRRLSLPLHPILRQNDTWLGALPAASDAGQQGADLAQGYCQQFNPLMAMLDLPANHRTKALLDWLSANPPNWLELQTELSQLQQTWQTVPSTIQTAPFLRNYQAQLAQLDQQLTSAQTTLGLVEQAWPLIEAGWGWQKPLRLLIAGQNPLELRPSGGFIGSIATITIEQGQIRTMAYFNSADFAAVAPAGSAMPKPYNDYLRASIWTLRDANWWPDWPTSAQSLQTFWQLNQQPEIDAVIALDLYALQGLIQVLAPLEIAGYGQISQAESLEQIFGLYDGRSVTGDKQFLAALFNSTLETARHASFSQWLGIGASLQQALQQRHLSIYFNDQPSQSLMLTNGWAGAMPELEHDVLALVDADLSYSDGQNFIEQRMHLEVQLDAQARPLTNTLTITYTNRYDDWRADLSKHAVYGYCYNVKLALQQRIPGCYGDYARAYLPINAIPLSLDGADTPPDLSQEGQFTSVGWYMLLYPGQTRTIRLHYLPNIQSQSYQLSWLKQAGTLDHPISLIVNQANQQAQWKGSLRQDRQLRFEAGTIQASSDLPAIEPQQSAEQAWQLWQQGQTSAALDLWQSSNTLDRALDWVVALRWTDDPETANQFLSQLQPLLPNSGRAAFLVGWLAELNNDQPTALQAYQMALEHEPTSQAARLALALLQLQLGDADAAQTTLQQLENPRLALQRLAFDQRMAGDLAQAERYYQLLLTLDPRDREVWEERYWLRRYANDQPDWQAVEQLANAAIGIFANDEQWLSRRAESYERQNLPQQAIADWQQVTTISPTNSLAWYYLGLQQRALGDWSAAQSSLETLIVLDPQADYYLVLGDTLRELQLFDAAREAYANAAKLEPEHPGLVERLRLLEASP, from the coding sequence ATGAGCGCAGCAAGTAAGCCACCAACAACCAATCGAAGTTTGGGGAAACGCCGCTTGCGGCGTTTTTTCCTGTTTGGCTTGGCTTTGCTGGGGTTGTGGCTTGGGCTGATGGCTTGGTTTAGTTACCAGCTCGCTGATCAAAGCCAAAGCCTACGCAAACTCTTGCAAACCCGACCATTGCAAAGCAGCCAAGCCCAAGCGTTTTGCAGTGAACTTGATTCAACTCACAGCAATATCGTGTGGCTGCGCCGATTGAGTTTGCCGTTACACCCCATTTTGCGCCAGAACGATACCTGGCTGGGTGCGCTGCCCGCCGCCAGTGATGCTGGGCAACAAGGGGCAGATTTGGCCCAAGGTTATTGTCAACAATTTAATCCGCTGATGGCTATGCTTGATCTGCCAGCCAACCATCGAACCAAGGCGCTGCTTGACTGGCTGAGTGCCAACCCACCAAATTGGCTTGAGTTACAAACTGAGCTGAGTCAATTGCAGCAAACTTGGCAAACTGTGCCCAGCACCATCCAAACAGCACCATTTTTGCGCAACTATCAAGCCCAATTAGCCCAGCTTGATCAGCAATTAACTTCAGCCCAAACCACGCTTGGCTTGGTTGAACAAGCTTGGCCCTTGATCGAGGCTGGTTGGGGCTGGCAAAAACCGCTACGCTTGCTGATTGCTGGCCAAAATCCTTTGGAGTTGCGGCCAAGCGGCGGTTTTATTGGCAGTATTGCGACGATCACAATCGAGCAAGGCCAAATTCGCACTATGGCCTACTTCAATAGTGCCGATTTCGCGGCGGTTGCGCCGGCTGGCTCGGCCATGCCCAAGCCCTACAACGATTATTTACGGGCTTCGATTTGGACGCTGCGTGATGCCAACTGGTGGCCCGATTGGCCGACCTCGGCGCAAAGTTTGCAAACATTTTGGCAATTAAACCAACAGCCTGAGATTGATGCGGTAATCGCGCTCGATCTGTATGCCTTACAGGGCTTGATTCAGGTTTTAGCACCATTGGAGATCGCAGGTTACGGCCAAATCAGCCAAGCCGAGAGCCTTGAACAAATTTTTGGGCTGTACGATGGGCGCAGCGTCACTGGCGATAAGCAATTTTTAGCAGCCTTATTCAACAGCACGTTGGAAACTGCCCGTCATGCCAGTTTTAGCCAATGGCTAGGCATTGGCGCAAGTTTGCAGCAAGCCTTACAGCAACGCCATCTCAGCATCTATTTCAACGATCAACCAAGTCAATCCTTGATGCTGACGAATGGTTGGGCTGGCGCGATGCCAGAGCTTGAACATGATGTGCTGGCCTTAGTTGATGCTGATCTATCTTACAGCGACGGCCAGAATTTTATTGAACAACGGATGCATCTTGAGGTGCAACTTGATGCCCAAGCCCGCCCGTTGACCAATACCCTCACGATTACCTATACCAACCGCTACGATGATTGGCGGGCCGATTTGAGCAAACACGCGGTTTATGGCTATTGCTACAACGTTAAATTGGCGCTGCAACAGCGCATTCCAGGCTGTTATGGCGATTATGCTCGCGCTTACTTGCCAATTAATGCAATTCCCTTGAGCTTGGATGGCGCAGATACGCCGCCAGATCTCAGTCAGGAAGGCCAATTTACCAGCGTTGGTTGGTATATGTTGCTCTACCCTGGCCAAACTCGCACAATTCGTTTGCACTATTTGCCAAATATTCAAAGCCAGTCTTATCAATTAAGCTGGCTCAAACAAGCTGGAACCTTGGACCATCCGATCAGCTTAATCGTCAACCAAGCCAATCAGCAAGCGCAATGGAAGGGCTCGTTGCGCCAAGATCGCCAGTTGCGATTTGAGGCTGGTACGATTCAAGCGTCAAGCGATTTACCAGCAATCGAGCCGCAACAATCAGCTGAACAGGCTTGGCAACTGTGGCAACAAGGCCAAACTAGTGCCGCGCTCGACCTCTGGCAAAGCAGCAACACACTTGATCGGGCTTTGGATTGGGTGGTGGCGCTGCGTTGGACAGACGATCCAGAAACTGCTAACCAATTCTTGAGCCAACTCCAGCCATTGTTGCCTAATTCTGGTCGGGCGGCGTTTTTGGTGGGCTGGCTCGCCGAATTGAATAATGATCAGCCCACAGCCCTGCAAGCCTATCAAATGGCCTTGGAGCATGAGCCAACTAGTCAAGCGGCGCGTTTGGCCTTGGCCTTGCTCCAACTCCAGCTTGGCGATGCTGATGCCGCTCAAACCACTTTGCAACAGCTGGAAAATCCACGCTTGGCCTTGCAGCGCTTGGCTTTTGATCAACGTATGGCAGGGGATTTGGCGCAGGCTGAGCGTTATTATCAACTGCTTTTGACCCTCGACCCGCGTGATCGCGAAGTGTGGGAAGAGCGATATTGGCTGCGGCGTTATGCTAACGATCAGCCCGATTGGCAAGCTGTCGAACAATTGGCAAATGCAGCAATTGGCATATTTGCCAATGATGAGCAATGGCTCAGCCGCCGCGCCGAAAGCTATGAGCGCCAAAATCTGCCCCAACAGGCGATTGCCGATTGGCAGCAAGTCACCACGATTTCGCCGACCAATAGTTTGGCTTGGTATTATTTGGGCTTGCAACAACGGGCGCTTGGCGATTGGTCGGCTGCTCAATCCTCGCTTGAAACGCTGATCGTGCTTGATCCACAGGCTGATTATTATTTGGTGCTGGGCGATACGTTGCGCGAATTGCAATTATTCGATGCTGCGCGTGAAGCCTATGCCAATGCGGCTAAGCTTGAGCCTGAACACCCTGGTTTGGTCGAGCGCTTACGTTTGCTGGAAGCTAGCCCGTGA
- a CDS encoding ASCH domain-containing protein, whose protein sequence is MPAYNFKERFATAVEQGIKRSTIRPRRRNPSRPGDPLYMYTGMRTRACRKLTTATCRQVRPIIIGSNQVWLDGEQLSAEQIRQLAQGDGFSRVAEFFDFFRQHYGLPTAEMDLIEW, encoded by the coding sequence ATGCCTGCCTACAATTTTAAAGAACGCTTTGCAACGGCAGTCGAGCAAGGCATCAAGCGCTCAACCATTCGGCCACGGCGGCGCAATCCATCGCGACCAGGCGATCCGTTGTATATGTACACGGGCATGCGCACTCGTGCTTGTCGCAAACTAACTACCGCTACCTGCCGCCAAGTACGACCAATCATCATTGGCAGCAATCAGGTCTGGCTTGATGGTGAGCAACTTTCTGCCGAGCAAATCCGCCAACTTGCCCAAGGTGATGGCTTTAGCCGCGTCGCTGAATTTTTCGATTTCTTTCGCCAGCACTATGGCCTACCAACCGCCGAAATGGACTTAATTGAGTGGTGA